In Scheffersomyces stipitis CBS 6054 chromosome 8, complete sequence, one DNA window encodes the following:
- a CDS encoding predicted protein (go_component membrane), giving the protein MSERESSSSQVEEFSDRHSSIVNRRRSVEHQLQELEAISLHNSLPEGFNAEEQEYPQDEIPFNKPDNLFLVKTHKYFPIILNITNGAIWGVLARKGLMQLTTYNGSYLSGVIWANFTACIAMGMAVDSSKVWDILLDKHSSEYPTKASIPLYTGITTGFCGTLSSFSSVMLEAFNKSADTEIGVFYHYPNAAYGIMEFFAVNIAQFGLSITGFHIGRHFVETFDKEMPSFSRRTYKTLEKLSMAVGVAGLIITIVLLGVQDKGTWRSWLFAIFFAPFGALLRFYLSKYLNAKVKDFPLGTFSANFLGTIFLAIFTLLGRGKLPGGGQISKHTVGCHVLNGLDDGFCGALTTVSTFIVELFGLRTLHSYRYGVVSILASFALMLLILGSYNWAVGLADPICS; this is encoded by the coding sequence ATGTCAGAACGAGAGTCTTCTAGCAGCCAGGTGGAAGAATTCTCCGATCGTCACTCTTCTATAGTCAACAGAAGGCGGTCTGTTGAGCACCAGCtccaagaattggaagcaATCTCGCTTCATAACTCGCTTCCTGAAGGATTCAATGCCGAAGAACAGGAGTATCCACAAGATGAGATACCATTCAACAAGCCCGACAACTTGTTTCTAGTAAAAACACATAAGTACTTTCCGATAATACTAAACATAACAAACGGTGCTATCTGGGGAGTGCTCGCAAGAAAAGGACTAATGCAATTAACCACCTATAACGGCTCGTACCTTAGTGGTGTGATATGGGCCAACTTTACTGCCTGTATTGCAATGGGGATGGCTGTAGATAGCTCTAAGGTATGGGATATCTTGTTAGACAAGCATTCACTGGAATATCCTACCAAAGCTTCCATACCTCTATATACTGGTATAACCACAGGCTTCTGTGGAACGCTTTCGTCATTTTCCTCGGTGATGTTGGAAGCTTTTAACAAGTCTGCGGACACGGAAATCGGAGTGTTCTACCATTACCCCAACGCTGCCTATGGAATAATGGAGTTCTTTGCTGTGAACATTGCCCAGTTCGGTTTGTCGATCACGGGATTCCATATTGGTAGACATTTTGTGGAGACTTTTGACAAGGAAATGCCGTCGttctccagaagaaccTACAAAACATTGGAAAAACTCTCCATGGCAGTAGGTGTGGCAGGATTAATTATTACTATTGTTTTATTAGGTGTACAAGATAAGGGTACCTGGAGGTCGTGGCTATTTGCCATATTCTTTGCTCCATTTGGAGCATTGCTCAGATTTTATCTCTCCAAGTACCTCAATGCCAAAGTGAAAGACTTCCCACTAGGAACTTTTTCGGCCAACTTCCTCGGAACGATTTTTCTTGCTATTTTCACACTATTAGGTAGAGGTAAGTTGCCTGGTGGTGGACAGATCCTGAAACATACTGTAGGGTGCCACGTCCTTAATGGGCTCGATGATGGCTTCTGTGGCGCTTTGACTACAGTGAGTACATTTATTGTAGAGTTATTTGGTCTCAGAACTCTACACTCCTACAGATATGGGGTTGTATCAATTTTGGCCAGTTTTGCGCTCATGCTACTCATCTTGGGCTCCTACAATTGGGCCGTGGGGCTTGCAGATCCTATTTGCTCGTGA
- the FRE7 gene encoding Ferric reductase transmembrane component 7 (Ferric-chelate reductase 7) (Ferric reductase transmembrane component 7 (Ferric-chelate reductase 7)(8 domains)~go_function oxidoreductase activity~go_component membrane~go_process electron transport) produces the protein MDVVKRTTYHGLDCLADANTPEYAMLHKESSMKIAWASQAKYGKYTVYFGVVIIFVALLKHLWYRFRDTRYKKNQSSRFIVPFIDVFVAYSRFLGYKQVPERLSYFTSLPHSMGSAIFMFVSSLYLLCYCLVPHFWYRPCLGFGSPPLGVRAGIMATALTPFVYVLAGKANMITFLTGISYEKLNQHHQYVGLAAFVLSIIHTVPFIYMNVREGGTSRIREQFQTFSYYSGIPPLILLGFLCICSKAWFRKVCYEGFLHLHWVAGIGYFGTLIWHIDKTLNCDDYMWGALAFWASQILYRILVKTCFKPNSLFLRPRVAKLQKLCDGAYEVTVANTKGYEWGPGQHCFLRFTGARFMDNHPFSISSMIDEDSKEMKFLIIPKKGLTKVIYDQLDDNIASERKVFLDGPYGGTPRDSTAFERAILISTGSGVTATLPFLLHLSQEIKKAKESGTRIVTKHINFIWVIRHQDNISWIRDELLKCKDIAGDYISIDIYPLKLSNEADLENNIEVNNSVDSFEQFNFHYHKPAISRVIHSLANTLDRRNLIVSSGSESMKSSVSSTVSNMQSLVFNNDVNQSCIEEIYLHTESFGW, from the exons ATGGACGTGGTGAAAAGAACAACCTACCACGGTCTTGACTGTTTGGCCGATGCCAACACGCCTGAATATGCAATGCTCCACAAAGAGCTGTCCATGAAGATTGCCTGGGCAAGCCAGGCCAAGTACGGAAAGTATACTGTGTATTTTGGGGTGGTGATAATATTTGTTGCTTTGCTAAAGCATTTGTGGTACCGATTCAGAGACACAAGATACAAGAAAAACCAGTCTTCCAGATTTATAGTGCCATTTATTGACGTTTTTGTAGCGTACTCGCGATTTTTGGGGTATAAACAGGTTCCCGAACGGTTGAGTTACTTTACTTCATTGCCGCATTCTATGGGATCTGCCATCTTTATGTTTGTTTCGTCGCTCTACTTGTTGTGCTACTGTTTGGTTCCTCACTTCTGGTATAGGCCCTGTTTGGGCTTTGGCTCGCCACCTTTGGGTGTGAGAGCTGGCATCATGGCCACAGCCTTGACTCCATTCGTGTACGTGTTGGCTGGTAAGGCTAATATGATCACCTTTCTTACTGGGATCAGCtacgaaaagttgaaccaaCACCATCAGTATGTTGGATTGGCCGCTTTTGTACTTTCGATAATTCACACTGTTCCTTTCATCTACATGAATGTAAGAGAAGGCGGAACTAGCAGAATCCGCGAGCAGTTCCAGACCTTCTCCTACTACAGTGGAATTCCACctttgatcttgttgggGTTTTTGTGTATTTGTTCAAAAGCTTGGTTCAGAAAAGTTTGCTACGAAGGGTtccttcatcttcactGGGTCGCCGGTATTGGCTACTTTGGAACGCTTATCTGGCATATCGACAAAACATTGAACTGTGATGACTACATGTGGGGTGCATTAGCATTCTGGGCTTCTCAAATACTCTACAGAATTCTAGTTAAAACTTGTTTCAAGCCAAATTCATTGTTTTTGAGACCTAGAGTTGCTAAGTTACAGAAGTTGTGTGATGGCGCTTACGAGGTTACTGTAGCCAACACTAAGGGTTACGAATGGGGCCCTGGACAACACTGTTTCTTGAGATTCACTGGTGCGAGATTTATGGATAATCATCcattttctatttcttccatGATCGACGAAGATTCAAAGGAAATGAAGTTCCTTATCATTCCAAAGAAGGGTTTGACCAAGGTGATTTACGACCAGTTGGACGATAACATAGCTAGTGAAAGGAAGGTGTTCCTTGACGGTCCATATGGTGGAACTCCAAGAGATTCAACTGCATTTGAGAGGGCAATTTTAATCAGCACTGGAAGTGGTGTCACCGCTACTTTACCATTCTTGTTGCACTTGTCccaggaaatcaagaaagccAAGGAATCAGGTACCAGGATTGTCACAAAGCATATTAACTTCATCTGGGTCATCAGACACCAGGACAACATCAGTTGGATACGTGACGAGTTACTCAAATGCAAAGATATTGCTGGTGACTACATCTCCATTGATATCTAC CCTCTCAAATTGTCGAATGAAGCAGACCTCGAAAACAACATCGAAGTCAACAATTCGGTGGACTCATTTGAGCAGTTCAATTTTCACTACCACAAACCTGCTATTTCCAGAGTTATCCATAGTTTAGCTAACACACTCGACAGAAGGAATTTGATTGTGTCATCAGGAAGCGAATCCATGAAGTCTTCAGTCAGCTCTACCGTTTCCAACATGCAATCTTTAGTATTCAACAACGATGTGAACCAATCTTGTATTGAGGAAATCTACTTGCATACCGAGTCCTTCGGCTGGTAA
- the CAD5 gene encoding dehydrogenase (similarity to cinnamyl-alcohol dehydrogenase) produces MSKVFITGATGYIGGQVLYELLNNKDGRKYDVTALVRSQQKAEKLLIGTNNQISTVIGSLDDVDFIKQQVEANDIIINTANVDHVPSAQAVSDALVASKDKKIYIHTSGTSILGDGLSPDKGDSHKVYSDKYSIDEINSFPDTQPHRPVDRIVLDIHNKNPNVQVVVICPSTIYGISNGYDNLVSAQVPLLITSFVKYGKGYTVYKGDEIWNHIHIKDLGDLYYLILTKLQSGEDIPVNGTGYYFGSLAIEGEETISNEPSSIEHRWRQVSEVVAEKLFTKGLIGSKEVVSLEPQEIAKINDSEWSPFYWGTYSRSRGDNGYAIGWKPKFTSNKEFFDSFDADIDYLVKRN; encoded by the coding sequence ATGTCTAAGGTTTTTATCACTGGAGCCACAGGGTATATTGGTGGTCAGGTGTTGTacgaattgttgaacaacaaaGACGGTAGGAAGTATGATGTTACTGCCTTAGTGAGATCTCAACAAAAGGCCGAGAAGTTGCTTATTGGTACAAACAACCAGATTTCTACTGTAATTGGAAGCCTTGATGATGTGGACTTTATTAAACAACAGGTAGAAGCTAATGATATCATCATTAACACTGCAAATGTGGACCATGTTCCAAGTGCTCAGGCTGTTTCTGATGCTTTGGTAGCTTcaaaagacaagaagatctATATTCATACTTCGGGTACTTCTATTCTTGGTGACGGATTATCTCCCGATAAGGGAGATTCTCACAAGGTTTACTCCGACAAATATAGCATTGACGAGATCAACTCTTTTCCAGACACACAGCCACATAGACCCGTGGAcagaattgttcttgacatTCACAACAAGAACCCCAACGTCCAAGTTGTGGTGATCTGTCCTTCTACCATCTATGGTATCAGTAATGGTTATGATAACTTGGTTTCTGCCCAGGTTCCATTGTTGATTACCTCTTTCGTTAAGTACGGTAAGGGCTACACTGTTTACAAAGGCGATGAAATCTGGAACCACATTCATATCAAAGACTTGGGTGACTTATACTACTTGATCTTGACCAAGCTTCAGTCTGGTGAAGATATTCCAGTTAATGGTACTGGTTATTATTTTGGATCTTTAGCTAtagaaggtgaagaaacCATTTCCAATGAACCTTCTTCCATTGAACACAGATGGAGACAGGTTTCAGAGGTGGTagctgaaaagttgtttACTAAGGGACTTATTGGCTCCAAGGAAGTTGTATCTCTTGAACCACAGGAAATCGCTAAGATCAACGACAGTGAATGGTCTCCTTTCTACTGGGGAACCTATTCCAGAAGCAGAGGTGACAACGGCTATGCTATTGGCTGGAAACCCAAGTTCACTAGCAACAAGGAATTCTTTGATTCCTTCGATGCTGACATTGACTACTTAGTTAAGAGGAACTAG
- the RGT2 gene encoding glucose transporter/sensor (similar to High-affinity glucose transporter ScRGT2 similar to Candida intermedia xylose transporter GXS1~go_component integral to membrane~go_function transporter activity~go_process transport), with the protein MGLEDSALLQKYINFGEKKAGSTTMGICVGLFAAFGGILFGYDTGTISGIMAMDYVTARFPSNHQSFSSSESSLIVSILSVGTFFGSLSASFISDRLGRRLTLMISTLIIFNVGIILQTASTSIPLLCVGRVLAGLGVGLISAVIPLYQAETVPKWIRGAVVSCYQWAITLGLLLAAVVNQGTHNRNDSGSYRIPIAIQFLWALILGGGMCLLPETPRFWVSKGDNDRAKDSLRRLRKLPLDHPDLIEEYEEIKANYEYEAQYGSGSWSQVFANKNHQRKRLAMGVGIQALQQLTGINFIFYYGTNFFKGSGIKNEFLIQMATNIVNFGSTVPGILLVEIIGRRKLLLGGSAVMSISQLIVAIVGVAAGEGSTSANKCLVAFVCIFIAAFAATWGPLCWAVIAECYPLTVRQKSISLCTASNWLWNWGIAYATPYMVNSGPGNANLGSKVFFIWGGCNIIGGLFVWYLVYETKGLTLEQIDEMYEKVPKAWQSTRFIPSEHAFTQPSAAASVSSGKAEGVSEVEEASV; encoded by the coding sequence ATGGGTTTAGAAGACAGTGCTCTCTTGCAAAAGTACATCAACTTCGGTGAAAAGAAGGCTGGTTCCACCACCATGGGTATCTGTGTTGGTTTGTTCGCAGCCTTCGGTGGTATCCTTTTCGGTTATGACACTGGTACCATCTCCGGTATCATGGCCATGGACTACGTCACTGCCAGATTCCCATCCAACCACCAATCTTTcagttcttctgaatcttccCTTATTGTTTCCATTTTGTCTGTTGGTACCTTCTTTGGTTCTCTTTCTGCATCTTTCATCTCCGACAGATTGGGTCGTAGATTGACTTTAATGATCTCCACCttgatcatcttcaatgtcgGTATTATCTTGCAAACTGCCTCTACTAGCATTCCACTTTTGTGTGTTGGTAGAGTTCTTGCTGGTCTTGGTGTTGGTCTCATTTCCGCTGTTATTCCATTGTACCAAGCTGAAACAGTTCCAAAGTGGATCAGAGGTGCTGTTGTCTCCTGTTACCAATGGGCCATTACCCTtggtttgttgttggctgctgttgttaACCAAGGTACCCACAACAGAAATGACTCTGGTTCCTACAGAATCCCAATTGCTATCCAATTCTTGTGGGCTTTGATTTTGGGAGGTGGTATGTGTTTGTTGCCAGAAACCCCAAGATTCTGGGTTTCTAAAGGTGACAACGACAGAGCCAAGGACTCCTTgagaagattgagaaaGTTGCCCCTCGACCATCCCGActtgattgaagaatacgaagaaatcaaggcTAACTACGAATACGAAGCTCAATACGGTTCAGGTTCTTGGAGTCAAGTTTTTGCTAACAAGAACcaccaaagaaagagattggCCATGGGTGTTGGTATCCAAGCCTTGCAACAATTGACCGGTATTAACTTTATCTTCTACTATGGTActaacttcttcaagggTTCTGGTATCAAAAACGAATTCCTTATCCAAATGGCCACTAACATTGTCAACTTCGGTTCTACTGTCCCAGGTATTCTTTTGGTTGAAATTATTGGTAGAagaaagttgttgttgggtGGTTCTGCAGTTATGTCCATTTCTCAATTGATTGTTGCTATTGTCGGTGTTGCCGCTGGTGAaggttcaacttctgcCAACAAGTGTTTGGTTGCCTTCGTTTGTATCTTCATTGCTGCTTTCGCAGCCACTTGGGGTCCTCTTTGTTGGGCTGTCATTGCCGAATGTTACCCACTTACAGTTAGACAAAAGTCCATCTCCTTGTGTACAGCTTCCAACTGGTTGTGGAACTGGGGTATTGCCTACGCTACTCCTTACATGGTCAACTCCGGTCCAGGTAACGCCAACTTGGGTTCCAAggttttcttcatctggGGTGGTTGTAATATCATTGGTGGTCTTTTCGTGTGGTACCTTGTCTACGAAACTAAGGGCTTGACCTTAGAACAAATCGATGAAATGTACGAAAAGGTTCCAAAGGCTTGGCAATCTACCAGATTCATTCCATCCGAACATGCATTCACTCAACCATCCGCAGCTGCCTCTGTCTCTTCTGGTAAGGCTGAAGgtgtttctgaagttgaagaagcttcTGTATAG